In Malus sylvestris chromosome 16, drMalSylv7.2, whole genome shotgun sequence, the following are encoded in one genomic region:
- the LOC126607191 gene encoding psbP domain-containing protein 3, chloroplastic isoform X3, which produces MACVASWYSLPPVRPRTCHSNAFSNNRGIAVRSRKSHALLQCCKNKQEKTDTKTETCFGIEFQATRRQVVLGTAFVAFSFPHLISNALAENGNVPEGFRVYTDDVNKFKILIPQDWQVGAGEPTGFKSVTAFYPEQEGNSSISVVITGLGPDFTKMESFGKVEAFAETLVSGLDRSWQRPAGVAAKLIDCKASKGLYFIEYSLQKPGESCKHLFSALGMATNGWYNRLYTVTGQYVEEESDKYSANVKEAVKSFRFI; this is translated from the exons ATGGCGTGCGTTGCGTCCTGGTATTCTCTGCCTCCGGTGCGACCTCGCACATGCCACTCCAACGCCTTCTCGAACAACAGAG gcatcGCCGTACGCAGTAGAAAAAGTCATGCGCTCCTGCAATGTTgcaaaaacaaacaagaaaaaacgGACACCAAAACAGAAACATG TTTTGGCATTGAATTCCAAGCTACGAGGAGACAAGTTGTGCTTGGGACGGCGTTTGTTGCATTTTCTTTTCCCCATCTCATTTCAAATGCATTGGCAGAGAATGGTA ATGTGCCGGAAGGTTTTCGAGTTTACACTGACGATGTCAATAAGTTCAAGATATTGATTCCCCAAG ACTGGCAAGTAGGCGCAGGAGAGCCAACTGGGTTTAAATCAGTCACTGCTTTCTACCCAGAACAAGAGGGTAATAGCTCAA TTAGCGTTGTGATCACGGGGCTTGGTCCGGATTTTACAAAGATGGAATCCTTTGGTAAAGTTGAAGCGTTTGCTGAGACTCTG GTTAGTGGATTGGATAGGAGCTGGCAAAGGCCAGCAGGAGTGGCAGCAAAACTTATAGATTGCAAAGCATCGAAAG GCCTTTACTTCATCGAGTATTCACTACAAAAACCCGGTGAAAGTTGCAAGCACCTGTTTTCAGCACTTGGAATGGCAACCAACGGTTGGTACAACAGACTGTATACAGTCACTGGACAG TATGTCGAGGAAGAATCAGATAAATACAGCGCCAATGTTAAGGAG GCTGTCAAATCCTTCAGGTTCATTTGA
- the LOC126607191 gene encoding psbP domain-containing protein 3, chloroplastic isoform X2 has translation MACVASWYSLPPVRPRTCHSNAFSNNRASLVSSGIAVRSRKSHALLQCCKNKQEKTDTKTETCFGIEFQATRRQVVLGTAFVAFSFPHLISNALAENDVPEGFRVYTDDVNKFKILIPQDWQVGAGEPTGFKSVTAFYPEQEGNSSISVVITGLGPDFTKMESFGKVEAFAETLVSGLDRSWQRPAGVAAKLIDCKASKGLYFIEYSLQKPGESCKHLFSALGMATNGWYNRLYTVTGQYVEEESDKYSANVKEAVKSFRFI, from the exons ATGGCGTGCGTTGCGTCCTGGTATTCTCTGCCTCCGGTGCGACCTCGCACATGCCACTCCAACGCCTTCTCGAACAACAGAG CTTctcttgtttcttcaggcatcGCCGTACGCAGTAGAAAAAGTCATGCGCTCCTGCAATGTTgcaaaaacaaacaagaaaaaacgGACACCAAAACAGAAACATG TTTTGGCATTGAATTCCAAGCTACGAGGAGACAAGTTGTGCTTGGGACGGCGTTTGTTGCATTTTCTTTTCCCCATCTCATTTCAAATGCATTGGCAGAGAATG ATGTGCCGGAAGGTTTTCGAGTTTACACTGACGATGTCAATAAGTTCAAGATATTGATTCCCCAAG ACTGGCAAGTAGGCGCAGGAGAGCCAACTGGGTTTAAATCAGTCACTGCTTTCTACCCAGAACAAGAGGGTAATAGCTCAA TTAGCGTTGTGATCACGGGGCTTGGTCCGGATTTTACAAAGATGGAATCCTTTGGTAAAGTTGAAGCGTTTGCTGAGACTCTG GTTAGTGGATTGGATAGGAGCTGGCAAAGGCCAGCAGGAGTGGCAGCAAAACTTATAGATTGCAAAGCATCGAAAG GCCTTTACTTCATCGAGTATTCACTACAAAAACCCGGTGAAAGTTGCAAGCACCTGTTTTCAGCACTTGGAATGGCAACCAACGGTTGGTACAACAGACTGTATACAGTCACTGGACAG TATGTCGAGGAAGAATCAGATAAATACAGCGCCAATGTTAAGGAG GCTGTCAAATCCTTCAGGTTCATTTGA
- the LOC126607191 gene encoding psbP domain-containing protein 3, chloroplastic isoform X1: MACVASWYSLPPVRPRTCHSNAFSNNRASLVSSGIAVRSRKSHALLQCCKNKQEKTDTKTETCFGIEFQATRRQVVLGTAFVAFSFPHLISNALAENGNVPEGFRVYTDDVNKFKILIPQDWQVGAGEPTGFKSVTAFYPEQEGNSSISVVITGLGPDFTKMESFGKVEAFAETLVSGLDRSWQRPAGVAAKLIDCKASKGLYFIEYSLQKPGESCKHLFSALGMATNGWYNRLYTVTGQYVEEESDKYSANVKEAVKSFRFI; encoded by the exons ATGGCGTGCGTTGCGTCCTGGTATTCTCTGCCTCCGGTGCGACCTCGCACATGCCACTCCAACGCCTTCTCGAACAACAGAG CTTctcttgtttcttcaggcatcGCCGTACGCAGTAGAAAAAGTCATGCGCTCCTGCAATGTTgcaaaaacaaacaagaaaaaacgGACACCAAAACAGAAACATG TTTTGGCATTGAATTCCAAGCTACGAGGAGACAAGTTGTGCTTGGGACGGCGTTTGTTGCATTTTCTTTTCCCCATCTCATTTCAAATGCATTGGCAGAGAATGGTA ATGTGCCGGAAGGTTTTCGAGTTTACACTGACGATGTCAATAAGTTCAAGATATTGATTCCCCAAG ACTGGCAAGTAGGCGCAGGAGAGCCAACTGGGTTTAAATCAGTCACTGCTTTCTACCCAGAACAAGAGGGTAATAGCTCAA TTAGCGTTGTGATCACGGGGCTTGGTCCGGATTTTACAAAGATGGAATCCTTTGGTAAAGTTGAAGCGTTTGCTGAGACTCTG GTTAGTGGATTGGATAGGAGCTGGCAAAGGCCAGCAGGAGTGGCAGCAAAACTTATAGATTGCAAAGCATCGAAAG GCCTTTACTTCATCGAGTATTCACTACAAAAACCCGGTGAAAGTTGCAAGCACCTGTTTTCAGCACTTGGAATGGCAACCAACGGTTGGTACAACAGACTGTATACAGTCACTGGACAG TATGTCGAGGAAGAATCAGATAAATACAGCGCCAATGTTAAGGAG GCTGTCAAATCCTTCAGGTTCATTTGA
- the LOC126607191 gene encoding psbP domain-containing protein 3, chloroplastic isoform X4: protein MACVASWYSLPPVRPRTCHSNAFSNNRGIAVRSRKSHALLQCCKNKQEKTDTKTETCFGIEFQATRRQVVLGTAFVAFSFPHLISNALAENDVPEGFRVYTDDVNKFKILIPQDWQVGAGEPTGFKSVTAFYPEQEGNSSISVVITGLGPDFTKMESFGKVEAFAETLVSGLDRSWQRPAGVAAKLIDCKASKGLYFIEYSLQKPGESCKHLFSALGMATNGWYNRLYTVTGQYVEEESDKYSANVKEAVKSFRFI from the exons ATGGCGTGCGTTGCGTCCTGGTATTCTCTGCCTCCGGTGCGACCTCGCACATGCCACTCCAACGCCTTCTCGAACAACAGAG gcatcGCCGTACGCAGTAGAAAAAGTCATGCGCTCCTGCAATGTTgcaaaaacaaacaagaaaaaacgGACACCAAAACAGAAACATG TTTTGGCATTGAATTCCAAGCTACGAGGAGACAAGTTGTGCTTGGGACGGCGTTTGTTGCATTTTCTTTTCCCCATCTCATTTCAAATGCATTGGCAGAGAATG ATGTGCCGGAAGGTTTTCGAGTTTACACTGACGATGTCAATAAGTTCAAGATATTGATTCCCCAAG ACTGGCAAGTAGGCGCAGGAGAGCCAACTGGGTTTAAATCAGTCACTGCTTTCTACCCAGAACAAGAGGGTAATAGCTCAA TTAGCGTTGTGATCACGGGGCTTGGTCCGGATTTTACAAAGATGGAATCCTTTGGTAAAGTTGAAGCGTTTGCTGAGACTCTG GTTAGTGGATTGGATAGGAGCTGGCAAAGGCCAGCAGGAGTGGCAGCAAAACTTATAGATTGCAAAGCATCGAAAG GCCTTTACTTCATCGAGTATTCACTACAAAAACCCGGTGAAAGTTGCAAGCACCTGTTTTCAGCACTTGGAATGGCAACCAACGGTTGGTACAACAGACTGTATACAGTCACTGGACAG TATGTCGAGGAAGAATCAGATAAATACAGCGCCAATGTTAAGGAG GCTGTCAAATCCTTCAGGTTCATTTGA